The Schistocerca gregaria isolate iqSchGreg1 chromosome X, iqSchGreg1.2, whole genome shotgun sequence nucleotide sequence ccagccagcagcagcatcaGGAGCGGCAGCGGTCgcgccagccagcagcggtccagccaccAGTAGCGGttcaaccagcagcagcagcagcaaaaccaACAATTAAGGTCcggccagccagcagcggtccagtcggcagcagcagcagcagcagcagttgtggtCCACCCAgcaagcagcggtccagccagcagcagcatcagcagcggtAGCTGTCCTGCCAGCCAGCAGCAGTACCGCCACCAGTAGCTgtgcagccagcagcagcagcatcatcagcagTAGCAGTGATCCTGCCAGCcagcagcagtccagctagcaccagAAGCAGCAGCAGTTGTGGTCCGGCCAGCCAGCATTGGTCCAGCCAGCAGCACCATCAGCAGCAGCTGCGGTCTCGCCAGCCGTCAGGGGTCCCACCAGCCAGCAACGGTGcagccaacagcagcagcagcagtggtcccgccagccagcagtggtcccgccagccagcagtggtccagccagcagcagcagcagcagcagcagtggtcccgccgggccagcagcggtccagccagcagcagcagtggtcccgccagccagcagcggtccagccagcagcagcagcagcatcagcagcagcagcagttgtagtCCAGTCAGCCAGCTGCGGTCCCGCCACCAGTAGCTgtgcagccagcagcagcagcattatcAGCAGTAGCAGTGGTCCTGCCAGCCAGCACCAGTCCAGCTAGCACCAGAAGCAGCAGCAGTTGTGGTCCAGCCAGCAGCGGCGGCCCCACCAACTAGCAGTGGTTCAgctagcagcaacagcagcagcaacagttgtTGTCTGGCCAGCCAGCAttggtccagccagcagcagcatcagcagcagctgcGCTCCCTCCAGCCAGCAGGGGTCCCACCAGCCAGCAGCGGTGTAGCCAGCAGCAGTGGTCccgccagccagcagcggtcctgcCAGACAGCAGTGGTCCAGCCATAAGCAGCATCAGCAGTAGAAGCGGTTCCTTCAGCCAGCAGCGGTCAAGATAGCAGCagtagcagctgcagcagcagcggtccctccagccagcagcggtcccaacAGCCAGCAGTCGTCCAactagcagcagcatcagcagcagcagcggccacgTCAGCAAGCAGCGGTcagctagcagcagcagcagcaaaaccaACAGTTGTTGTCCAGCtagccagcagcggtccagccggcagcagcagcagcagttgcagcAGTTGTTGTCCACCCAggaagcagcggtccagccagcagcagcagcagcatcagcagtggCAGCGGTCCCGGCCACAGCGGTCCCGCCACCAGTAGTGGTGCAGCCTGCAGCAGCAGTAGCATCATGGGCAGTAGCAGTGGTCCTGCCAGCcagcagcagtccagctagcagcaAAAGCAGCAGCAGTTGTGGTCCGGCCAGCCAGCATTGGTCCAGACAGCAGCAGTAGCAGGAGCAGCACCGGTCCTGCCAACCAGCAGCGGTCCCGAAATACATCtccggtccagccagcagcagcatcagcaataGCAGCGGTCCCACCAGCCAGCAGTGGTCCAGCTAGCTACAGCAGCAGCAATTGTGGTCCGGTCAGGCAGCAGCGTATGCACCAGCCAGCAGCAGTCCAGCAGGCAGCAGTGATCCCTCCAGCCAACAGCGGTtcacccagcagcagcagcagaatcagCAGCACCGGTCccgccagccagcagcggtcccgccAGCCAACAGCGGTCCCGCCAGCCAACAGCGGTCCaaccagcagcagaagcagcatcagcagcagtagCTGTCCTGCAAGCCAGCAGCGGTacagctagcagcagcagcagcagcagcaggagttgTGGTCCCACCAGCCAGCAGCGGTACAgctagcagcaccagcagcagcagcagcagcagcagcagttgtggtCCGGCCAGCCAGCATTGGTCCagacagcagcagcatcagcagcaggtGCGGTCCCGCCAGCCCGCAGCGGTCCCACCAGCCAGGAGGGGTGcagccagcagcaacagcagcaatggTCCCGCCAGCTAGCGGTGGTCCCGCCAGCCAGCAGTGGTCCAGCCATAAGCAgtatcagcagcagcagcggttccgccagccagcagcggtcaagcttgctgcagcagcagcggtccctccAGCAAGCAGTGGTTCCAACAGCCAGCAGTGGTCGGTGCAgctagcagcagcatcagcagcagcagcattagcAAAACCAGCTGTTGtggtccagccagccagcagcggtccagccagcagcagcatcagcagcagcaaggGTCCCACCATCCAGCAGGGGtcctgccagcagcagcagcagcggtcctgccagccagcagcggtcccgccATACAGTActggtccagccagcagcagcatcagcagtagCAGCGGTCCCACCAGCCAGCAGCAGTCCAgttagctgcagcagcagcagcagcagttgtggtCCGGCCAGCCACCAGCGGACGCACCAGCCAGCAGCAGTCCAgcaggcagcaacagcagcagcatcagcagcagcagagatCCCGCCAGCCAACAGCGGTCCAGATTGCAGCAGCAGTCGAAGCAGCCTTTGTGATCCAGCCAGCTAGCAGcgttccagccagcagcagcatcagcagcagcagtggtccctCCAGCCAGCAGTGGTtcacccagcagcagcagcagaagcagtagCACCGGTCCCACCAGCTAGCAGCGGTCCAGctaggagcagcagcagcaacagcagcagcagcagcagcagttgtagtCTGGCCAGTCAGCATTGGTCTagccagcagcagcatcagcagcagctgcCTTCTTGCCAGCCAGCAGGGGTCCTGCATGCCAGCagtggtccagccagcagcagcatcagcagtagCAGCGGCCCCACCAGCCAGCAGCAGCGGCACCGCCAGCAGTGGTCCCGCTATACAGCATGGGTCCAGCCAGCAGCAGGGTCACCAGTAGCAGCGGTCCTGCCAGCCAGCAACGTTccagctagcagcagcagcagcagcagttgttgtccggccagccagcagcggtccctccagccagcagcggtccagtttgcagcagcagcagcagttgtggtCCGGTCAGCCAGCAGCGGTTCAGCCAACAGCAGCATCAGCAACATCAGCAGTCACGtcagccagcagcggtccagctAGCCTGCAGCGGTacagctagcagcagcagcaggagctgtGGTCcggccagccagcagcggtccagccagcagcagcatcagcagcagcagcggccccgcCAACCAGCAGTGGTCCAGCTAGCAGCAGCAGCATTTTTCGTCTGACCAGCTAGCAttggtccagccagcagcagcagcagcagcagctgcggtctTGCCAACCAGCAGGGGT carries:
- the LOC126297905 gene encoding mucin-19-like; the protein is NQHQQQHQQQHQQQQGSRQTAAPEAVPPASSGPASQQRSRQSAMVQPAAAAAGVVVQPASSSPASQQRFSQQQQQQQQELWSGQPAAVQPGTASPAAAVLPQQQQQQQQQLRSGQPAAVKPEAASAAAVVVPPAMQRSSYQQQQQQLWSTQQAAVQPAAASGAAAVAPASSGPATTAVPPPVAVQPAAAASSAVAVILPASSSPASTRSSSSCGPASQHWSSQQHHQQQLRSRQPSGVPPASNGAANSSSSSGPASQQWSRQPAVVQPAAAAAAAVVPPGQQRSSQQQQWSRQPAAVQPAAAAASAAAAVVVQSASCGPATTPVQLAPEAAAVVVQPAAAAPPTSSGSASSNSSSNSCCLASQHWSSQQQHQQQLRSLQPAGVPPASSGVASSSGPASQQRSCQTAVAAAYAPASSSPAGSSDPSSQQRFTQQQQQNQQHRSRQPAAQQQQQQQELWSHQPAAVQLAAPAAAAAAAAVVVRPASIGPDSSSISSRCGPASPQRSHQPGGVQPAATAAMVPPASGGPASQQWSSHKQYQQQQRFRQPAAVKLAAAAAVPPASSGSNSQQWSVQLAAASAAAALAKPAVVVQPASSGPASSSISSSKGPTIQQGSCQQQQQRSCQPAAVPPYSTGPASSSISSSSGPTSQQQSTTSGRTSQQQSSRQQQQQHQQQQRSRQPTAVQIAAAVEAAFVIQPASSVPASSSISSSSGPSSQQWFTQQQQQKHQQQHQQQLPSCQPAGVLHASSGPASSSISSSSGPTSQQQRHRQQWSRYTAWVQPAAGSPVAAVLPASNVPASSSSSSSCCPASQQRSLQPAAVQFAAAAAVVVRSGPASSSISSSSASSSSSSSCGLANQQGSHQPASVPPSSSGPASSSISSSSGSSSGDPVHGSSSIGVLASSRQRQQRGTSCSGGQASTCSSCSSSCGAASQQQFSQQQQQQQRSLHLVAVPTASSCPASSSISSSSSPASQQWSRQQQHQQQQWSRQPAVVPTASSSPASSSSNSRSCGPASQQRSSQQQHQQQQWSRQSAEVQPAAASAAAAVPLACSRPASQLQSSQLQKQQQLWSDQPAAV